AGTGTTTAGATCTATTTGATTATTTTTTAAATAAATTAGGGTTAAAAATTCCAATATTTTTGCTCATAACAAGATTTAAAAAAAATAATACACATAAAGAATTTTTAAATTTATTAAAGAATAGGGGTGATTTTTTAGGCATTATATCTGAAAGAGAAGATTTAAATAAAAATATAGCTAGTAATTCTAGGTTTTCTTTAGAAAAAGATTATATGTATGAATATAAAAATGCTATTAATAAATTTATGGATTATTTAAAAATAATGGATAAAGTATAAAATGAGTTAATTTATTTTGTCCCCAATCGGGACAACTTATTAATGATAAAAAATTTTTATTTGAGGTACTATTATGTTAGTAAAAATAAACAAAAGAAATTTAGAAGAAAAGGACAATGAGCAATTAGAATATTATGAAAAATTAAAGAATAAATTAGTAAATAATTTTAAAAAAGAAATTTTTCATAAAATAGAAGTTATTAAAATTTTAAAAGAGATAAAAGATAATGAATATTACAAGTTGGATGGATATACAAGTTTTAATTCTTTTGCAAAAAATTATAGAATAGCAAGAACTCAAGTGTATGACTATATTAGAATAGCCAATGCTATGGAAGAGGGGCTTTTAGAAGAGGCATTTATTATAGAAAATGGACTTACTATGTCTTTATTATCATTAAGAGAGAAAGAAAGTCCAACATTTAAAAAATCTAAGCAAAACCCAATAAAACCTTTAAGATTCCAACTTAAAAGTAAAGAAAGTTACGATTTTTATAAAAGTAATGCTAAATTTACAGGGTTTTTATTAGATGAACTTTTTGAAAGTCAAAGAGATTTAGTTAATAAACTTTTAAAAAGATATAAACAATTAAAAGG
This genomic window from Borreliella afzelii contains:
- a CDS encoding chromosome replication/partitioning protein → MLVKINKRNLEEKDNEQLEYYEKLKNKLVNNFKKEIFHKIEVIKILKEIKDNEYYKLDGYTSFNSFAKNYRIARTQVYDYIRIANAMEEGLLEEAFIIENGLTMSLLSLREKESPTFKKSKQNPIKPLRFQLKSKESYDFYKSNAKFTGFLLDELFESQRDLVNKLLKRYKQLKG